A window from Desulfuromonadaceae bacterium encodes these proteins:
- a CDS encoding arylesterase, producing the protein MNRISRQIVLHLLLVLLLALMPGCDRPRLTPLSTDATILAFGDSLTYGTGAQRNESYPASLAEITGRTVINAGVPGEITASGLQRLPEALAEYQPRLLILCHGGNDFLRRLETEETAANIRAMIALARAQGVEVALVGVPQLGLFIDTAPLYAQLAKEFALPFAEDIISDILTDRELKSDTIHPNAAGYRKIAETLAKLLKKSGALQDR; encoded by the coding sequence ATGAATCGCATCTCTCGCCAAATTGTTCTCCATCTTCTGCTCGTACTGTTGCTAGCGCTCATGCCCGGCTGTGATCGCCCCCGCTTGACCCCCCTTTCCACCGACGCAACGATTCTGGCATTCGGTGACAGTCTCACCTACGGCACCGGCGCACAACGGAATGAAAGTTATCCGGCATCTCTGGCCGAGATCACCGGACGCACAGTGATCAACGCCGGCGTACCGGGAGAAATTACAGCCAGCGGATTACAGCGGTTGCCTGAGGCGCTCGCCGAATATCAACCCCGGCTGTTGATTCTTTGCCATGGCGGGAACGATTTTTTGCGTCGTCTGGAAACAGAGGAAACCGCCGCAAATATCCGTGCCATGATTGCACTGGCCCGTGCCCAGGGGGTCGAGGTGGCGCTGGTCGGGGTGCCACAACTTGGTTTATTTATTGACACCGCGCCTCTTTATGCACAGCTTGCCAAAGAGTTTGCGTTGCCCTTTGCTGAAGATATCATCAGCGACATCCTCACCGACCGTGAGCTTAAAAGTGACACCATTCACCCCAACGCCGCGGGCTACCGGAAAATTGCCGAAACACTTGCCAAGCTGCTGAAAAAATCGGGCGCACTTCAGGACCGGTAA
- a CDS encoding 4Fe-4S binding protein: MKIVVDTNKCRASGNCVVACPVDAITIVNGAAVIDHDRCDLDGICIPACPHQALDFDEK, encoded by the coding sequence ATGAAAATCGTTGTTGATACAAATAAATGCCGTGCCAGTGGAAACTGTGTTGTCGCCTGTCCGGTCGACGCAATCACTATTGTCAATGGTGCTGCGGTTATCGATCATGACCGCTGTGATCTGGACGGTATCTGTATTCCGGCATGCCCCCATCAGGCACTTGATTTCGACGAAAAGTGA
- a CDS encoding Mrp/NBP35 family ATP-binding protein codes for MGSDCNSCADTGCAARTRQGNETDKELSDRRQLQQRLCKISRKLLIMSGKGGVGKSTTAVNLALAMAKEGRKVGLLDVDIHGPSVPKMLGLDDYRPEISDGAGIEPALCEGIKVMSIGFLLKHSSDAVIWRGAMKHGAIRQFLSEVNWGELDDLIIDCPPGTGDEPLSVVQLVGAAAQAVIVTTPQAVALLDVSKSITFCRNLELPIAGIVENMSGFHCPHCQELINLFGTGGGAQLASEMNVPFLGRIPGDPEMVISGDCGTPLVSLHSTSPAAEAFVTIARNLITAGL; via the coding sequence ATGGGAAGCGATTGTAACAGTTGTGCCGACACCGGGTGCGCGGCACGCACCCGCCAGGGCAATGAAACAGACAAAGAATTGAGTGATCGGCGTCAGTTGCAGCAGCGGCTCTGCAAGATCAGTCGCAAGTTGCTGATCATGTCCGGCAAGGGAGGGGTCGGCAAGAGCACCACCGCCGTTAACCTGGCTTTGGCGATGGCCAAAGAAGGGCGCAAGGTGGGGCTGCTCGATGTCGATATTCACGGTCCAAGTGTGCCGAAAATGCTCGGCCTTGACGACTATCGACCGGAAATCAGCGACGGCGCTGGGATCGAACCGGCGCTTTGCGAGGGGATCAAGGTGATGTCGATCGGCTTCCTGCTGAAACATTCAAGCGATGCCGTGATCTGGCGCGGGGCGATGAAACACGGCGCAATCCGCCAGTTCCTCAGCGAAGTCAACTGGGGCGAGCTTGACGACCTGATCATCGACTGCCCTCCCGGCACCGGCGATGAACCACTTTCCGTCGTGCAGCTGGTCGGTGCTGCCGCCCAGGCGGTGATCGTCACCACCCCGCAGGCGGTTGCGCTGCTCGATGTCAGCAAATCGATTACCTTCTGCCGTAATCTGGAACTGCCGATTGCCGGGATTGTCGAAAACATGAGCGGCTTTCACTGCCCGCATTGCCAGGAGCTGATCAACCTGTTCGGCACCGGTGGCGGCGCACAACTGGCCAGCGAGATGAACGTTCCTTTTCTGGGCCGGATTCCGGGGGATCCGGAAATGGTCATTTCCGGTGACTGCGGCACCCCGCTGGTCAGTCTCCACTCCACCTCGCCTGCGGCAGAGGCCTTCGTGACCATTGCACGCAACCTGATCACTGCGGGCCTGTAA
- the dtd gene encoding D-tyrosyl-tRNA(Tyr) deacylase, translating to MKAVLQRVSSASVEVGGATVGAIGPGLLVLLGVEQGDTVTDTRYLVEKTAGLRIFEDDAGKLNRSVKEIGGEVLVVSQFTLLADCRKGRRPGFSAAAPPEIANPVYEDFVARLRAQGLTVATGIFQATMDVKLVNQGPITMLLDSRKRD from the coding sequence ATGAAAGCTGTACTGCAACGCGTCTCCTCCGCCAGCGTCGAGGTCGGCGGGGCAACGGTCGGTGCCATCGGTCCGGGGTTGCTGGTGCTGCTCGGGGTTGAACAGGGGGACACCGTCACCGATACGCGATATCTGGTTGAAAAAACTGCCGGGTTGCGGATTTTTGAGGATGATGCCGGGAAGCTGAACCGGTCGGTGAAGGAAATCGGCGGCGAGGTGTTGGTCGTTTCCCAGTTCACCCTCCTTGCCGATTGCCGCAAGGGGCGTCGTCCCGGTTTCTCCGCTGCCGCCCCGCCGGAGATCGCCAACCCCGTGTATGAAGATTTTGTCGCGCGATTGCGCGCCCAGGGCCTGACGGTAGCGACCGGTATCTTTCAGGCGACGATGGACGTTAAACTGGTCAACCAGGGACCGATCACCATGCTGCTCGACAGCCGGAAGAGAGACTGA
- a CDS encoding DUF615 domain-containing protein, whose amino-acid sequence MHGDDKDTPQWDGPSKSALKRDAKAVEDLVWQLLELGDADLPKLEVCEEVRAELLLLRSIDARGGQRRQIKHLAGVLRKREDDVRWLRDFLAGNAAEQYAANARQHELEALRERLVTAHDAAATYAEICQRWPLLDCKRLRNLQKSVLANGDKKAYREIFRLLRSAADDAAG is encoded by the coding sequence ATGCACGGCGACGATAAAGATACCCCGCAATGGGATGGGCCGAGCAAATCGGCGCTCAAGCGCGACGCCAAAGCGGTCGAGGATCTGGTCTGGCAACTGCTGGAACTGGGTGACGCCGATCTGCCGAAGCTGGAAGTGTGTGAAGAAGTGCGTGCCGAGTTGCTGCTGTTGCGCTCGATCGATGCGCGTGGCGGTCAGCGGCGCCAGATCAAGCATCTGGCCGGGGTGCTGCGCAAGCGTGAAGATGACGTCCGGTGGCTGCGCGACTTTCTGGCCGGAAACGCTGCCGAACAGTACGCCGCCAATGCCCGCCAGCACGAACTGGAAGCATTGCGCGAACGACTGGTGACGGCACACGACGCGGCGGCCACATACGCCGAAATATGTCAGCGCTGGCCACTTCTTGACTGCAAACGGTTGCGCAATTTACAGAAATCGGTCCTCGCCAATGGGGACAAAAAAGCCTACCGGGAGATTTTTCGGTTATTGCGCAGTGCGGCGGACGACGCGGCGGGTTAA
- a CDS encoding alpha/beta hydrolase: protein MMRSGARFFPLLWLGLVFTAGPLYSAEVVESFANEPVFSTKVRLLEAGQGQATTLLLVHGVGDEGAEIWRELLPELAQSYHVVACDLPGFGKSDKPNVLYSPENFSKFLTWLVKRNTSGRFILVGHSLGGALALHYAATAAVKPDKLILIDAAGILHRAVLTKFFLHFKITDDQSYAPSASLSWLERLAGTMVEKFQGFPVSLDLLLNSAFMRDKFLGAEPNKIAGLALVQTNFTLLIPQVATPTFLLWGEDDDVAPLRTGRLLAMRLPQAQLELIPAGGHVPMQRQPVAFRQALWRALQTPPVIIPPGTAAESDRVGRCTDQEDAHFSGHYRRIELLRCQSAQIVDVTAHELSAIDSQVTIERSVINGNAVGLHTVRSYLLATALDISADLPILTEQSSFDFAGVTLKARGKQLVGGAGNPSRLLFSVSLGQTPAGQQVLHDVFPVTAKRPL, encoded by the coding sequence ATGATGCGTTCAGGGGCCCGGTTTTTTCCCCTGCTCTGGTTGGGGCTCGTGTTTACTGCTGGTCCACTTTACAGTGCTGAAGTGGTGGAGAGCTTTGCCAACGAACCGGTCTTCAGCACCAAAGTCAGACTGCTCGAAGCGGGGCAGGGGCAAGCAACCACACTGCTGCTGGTCCACGGGGTTGGCGACGAAGGGGCTGAAATCTGGCGGGAGCTGCTTCCGGAACTGGCGCAAAGCTACCATGTTGTCGCCTGCGACTTGCCCGGCTTTGGCAAGTCCGACAAACCGAACGTTCTCTATTCTCCGGAAAATTTCAGCAAATTTCTTACCTGGCTGGTCAAGCGCAACACTTCCGGGCGCTTTATCCTCGTCGGGCATTCCCTTGGCGGTGCCCTGGCACTGCACTATGCGGCCACCGCTGCGGTCAAACCGGACAAACTGATTCTGATCGATGCGGCGGGAATCCTGCACCGCGCCGTACTGACCAAATTTTTCCTCCATTTTAAAATTACCGATGACCAATCATACGCCCCTTCGGCGTCACTCTCCTGGCTTGAACGACTGGCCGGAACAATGGTCGAGAAGTTTCAGGGCTTTCCCGTCAGTCTTGATCTGCTCCTGAACAGTGCATTTATGCGCGACAAATTTCTCGGCGCCGAGCCAAACAAGATTGCCGGTCTGGCTCTGGTGCAGACCAACTTTACGCTGCTGATCCCCCAGGTTGCGACTCCGACATTTCTGCTTTGGGGCGAAGATGACGACGTTGCGCCGCTGCGCACCGGACGGCTTTTGGCCATGCGCCTGCCGCAGGCGCAACTGGAGTTGATCCCGGCAGGGGGGCATGTGCCGATGCAACGCCAACCGGTCGCTTTTCGCCAGGCATTGTGGCGCGCGCTACAAACCCCGCCGGTCATCATTCCGCCGGGCACCGCAGCTGAAAGCGACCGGGTGGGGCGTTGCACAGATCAGGAAGACGCCCATTTCAGCGGTCATTATCGCCGCATTGAGCTTCTGCGTTGTCAATCGGCCCAAATCGTTGATGTAACCGCCCATGAGCTGTCGGCAATTGATTCGCAAGTGACGATTGAACGCAGTGTCATCAACGGCAACGCCGTCGGCCTGCACACGGTGCGCTCTTACCTCCTCGCCACGGCACTGGACATCAGCGCTGACCTGCCGATTCTCACCGAGCAGAGCAGTTTCGATTTTGCCGGCGTCACCTTGAAGGCACGTGGCAAGCAACTGGTTGGCGGCGCAGGGAATCCGTCCCGCTTGCTGTTCTCCGTCAGTCTGGGGCAGACGCCCGCCGGGCAACAGGTCCTTCACGACGTTTTTCCGGTCACTGCAAAACGACCCCTTTAG
- a CDS encoding carboxy terminal-processing peptidase, translating into MRFKQLSRIIALLLTVVLGLLLVTGGSFGKIGQDDDELANRTKLLGYLLREKLRQEHYSRKPFDDTFSTAAFSLFLKQLDSQKRFLLQGDVAELRRFATKIDDEMQSGQIELPFVAGTIMQRRIGEAQKTVEQLFAGKFDFDRDETLETDIDKLDYCNNAAALRDRWRKIVKYQTITRYLNLLEDESEALAKKTVTQAALREQAREKTRKKFADYFSRLLEEQPQERVDRYFNAVTRAFDPHTNYLPPKIKEDFDISMRGSLEGIGATLREEDGYIKVIQIIPGSAADRQGQLAADDIILTVAQGRAEPVEITDMRLRDAVSLIRGKKGTEVRLTVKKSDGRKLIIPIIRDVVQIEETFVKSTTLKDSSGNLFGYIRIPSFYRDFKETRNGGDGRNATDDVRAALETLSREKIAGLILDLRNNGGGALTDAVAIAGLFIESGPVVQVKDSRDRIQVLRDRDQDIDYRGPMVVLVNKFSASASEILAGALQDYRRALIVGSDHTHGKGTVQTMVDLDQSLSFKGMEKYRPLGALKVTTQKFYRINGESTQERGVIPDIILPDRMKYLKSGEKYSEYALPWDEVAPSPFRLWDKDAKSIDLLKQKSLQRVTANTDFAEIDRDAERARKRSEDTRQSLRIDAIKAERAEENALHPEQAEAAANNKRKAGKSETAEERRQKWLDELNEDPYLLETINILDDIVAG; encoded by the coding sequence ATGAGATTCAAGCAACTTTCACGTATCATCGCCCTGCTTTTGACCGTCGTTCTCGGTCTGCTACTGGTTACCGGGGGCAGCTTTGGAAAGATCGGTCAGGACGACGATGAACTGGCAAACCGCACCAAGCTTCTCGGCTATCTGCTGCGCGAGAAATTGCGGCAGGAGCATTACAGCCGCAAGCCGTTTGATGACACGTTTTCGACGGCCGCTTTCTCTTTGTTCCTTAAACAGCTCGACTCCCAAAAGCGTTTTCTGCTGCAAGGCGACGTTGCCGAGCTGCGCCGGTTTGCGACAAAAATTGACGACGAAATGCAATCGGGCCAGATAGAATTGCCGTTCGTTGCCGGCACTATCATGCAACGGCGCATCGGCGAGGCACAAAAGACGGTCGAGCAACTCTTTGCGGGAAAATTCGATTTTGATCGTGACGAAACACTCGAAACGGATATTGACAAGCTTGATTATTGTAATAACGCCGCCGCACTGCGTGACCGTTGGCGAAAAATCGTTAAATATCAGACGATCACCCGCTACCTCAACCTGCTCGAAGACGAATCCGAGGCGCTGGCAAAAAAGACCGTGACGCAAGCGGCATTGCGCGAACAGGCGCGTGAAAAAACCCGCAAAAAATTCGCGGATTATTTTTCCCGCCTGCTTGAAGAACAGCCGCAGGAGCGCGTTGATCGCTATTTTAATGCGGTCACCCGGGCGTTCGATCCGCACACCAACTACCTGCCGCCGAAAATCAAGGAAGACTTTGATATCAGCATGCGCGGCTCCCTCGAAGGGATCGGCGCGACGTTGCGTGAGGAAGACGGGTATATCAAGGTCATCCAGATCATCCCGGGCAGCGCCGCTGATCGACAGGGGCAGCTTGCCGCTGACGATATTATTCTCACGGTTGCTCAGGGGCGCGCTGAACCGGTCGAGATTACCGACATGCGTCTGCGTGATGCGGTCAGCCTGATTCGCGGCAAAAAGGGCACCGAAGTTCGCCTTACGGTAAAGAAAAGTGACGGGCGCAAACTGATTATCCCGATCATCCGCGATGTCGTTCAAATTGAAGAAACCTTTGTTAAATCGACGACGCTGAAGGATTCCTCGGGGAATTTGTTCGGTTATATCCGCATCCCCTCCTTTTATCGTGATTTTAAGGAAACCCGCAATGGCGGCGACGGGCGCAACGCGACCGACGACGTTCGGGCGGCACTGGAAACGTTGTCCAGGGAAAAAATCGCCGGTTTAATCCTTGATTTACGCAACAATGGCGGGGGAGCGCTGACCGATGCTGTGGCGATCGCCGGACTCTTTATCGAAAGCGGGCCGGTCGTGCAGGTCAAGGACAGTCGTGACCGGATTCAGGTCTTGCGTGATCGTGATCAGGACATCGATTATCGCGGTCCAATGGTGGTTCTGGTCAACAAGTTCAGCGCCTCAGCTTCGGAAATTCTCGCCGGGGCGTTGCAGGATTACCGTCGCGCATTGATTGTCGGCAGCGACCACACCCACGGCAAGGGGACGGTGCAGACAATGGTCGATCTGGATCAGAGCCTGTCCTTCAAAGGGATGGAAAAGTACCGCCCGCTTGGCGCACTCAAGGTCACCACGCAGAAATTTTACCGGATCAACGGGGAATCGACCCAGGAACGGGGCGTGATCCCCGACATCATACTGCCGGACCGTATGAAATATCTCAAAAGTGGTGAAAAGTATTCCGAATATGCTCTGCCGTGGGATGAAGTTGCTCCGTCCCCCTTTCGACTGTGGGACAAAGACGCGAAAAGTATTGACCTGTTGAAGCAAAAGAGCTTGCAGCGGGTAACCGCGAATACTGATTTTGCCGAAATTGACAGGGATGCGGAACGCGCCAGGAAGAGGAGTGAAGACACCCGGCAGTCGCTGCGCATCGACGCGATCAAAGCGGAGCGTGCCGAGGAGAATGCCCTTCACCCCGAACAGGCGGAGGCTGCCGCCAACAACAAACGCAAGGCGGGCAAGTCGGAAACCGCCGAAGAACGTCGTCAAAAGTGGCTTGATGAATTAAATGAAGATCCGTACCTGCTTGAAACCATTAATATTCTTGACGATATCGTCGCCGGATAA